The Triticum urartu cultivar G1812 chromosome 6, Tu2.1, whole genome shotgun sequence genome includes the window cttattaaatagatatttatgtacctagaaatgatttttggaaaaaataaagagcaaattatgaggtagctgcagttcaaatttgactcgcttcccgctgaatcggtgaaaatttctctttttcacgagaggtggataaaaccttttgaaacccaaccatttgatcaattgtgcattaaatatggcctaatattttagaaaattgatttggtccaattttgcaacaaatatttggtaggcccttcacaaaaaaactTATTTTAGGCACTCGAGAAATGGAAAAGGAATATTTCGTGCAACGAAAATGAAAAATttcttaggcaacattgttttccattcAAGATACAAACATATGCATAATGTGAGAccgtttttttgaatttttttcatgTGTAAAAGTAGAAGAAAAACGAAAGGAAAAACACAATTATATGTGCTCTATTCTCATTGGTGGGTTTAGTTGTCACAAGGATCGATGACATGGCGCCCATCCATCCTTCCAACTCTCCACCTCTCCATCCAGCCATCCATCCGCAGCCCAAACCCTAACCCGCACCAGCACTCCTCCTCCCTcagctcctcgccgccgccacctcctcccagATCCCCCTCTCCCCGACCCAGACCTCCATCTCTCTGCCATCCCACccccgccgccgtcgacctcttCATCGCCCCCAGCGCTGGCCATCCTTCCTTCCACCATCCAGATCCCCCGTTTCCTCGCTGTCTCGCGTCGCCCCTACCACCTCCCTCCGGCAGAGCTCGTCGTCGTTCCCCACgccctcctcctctcgcccctcCCCTTCCCACTCCCCACAGCGATGGCCGACGGCCTCACCGTGGCGCAAAATCTCCCACCACAACGAAGCCAGCGAGGATGTTCCCGTGACGGCCGCTGGTGTCCCCGCCGCTGCCGTGGGCCCTCGCCGCCGAGGCGCCCGTCTCCGTGCGGCGGTTGCGCGTGGTGCGGTGCATGGCCAAGGAGCGGCGGGTGCGGATGGTGGCGAAGCAGATCCAGCGGGAGCTGGCGGACATGCTGACCCGCGACCCCGTCATGCAGCGCGCCGTCCTCCCCGAGGCCGCCCTCGGCGCCAACCGCTACCTCTCCTCCCCCACCACCATCGCCGACGTTGAGCTCTCCAATGACCTCCAGCTCACGCCCGGACTCTCCCTCGAAACGATGCGGCTGCGCTGCAATCTGGGATGCTGAGTTCCTTGTCTCTACTCCGGTTTGTGTCCGCGGGTGTGCAAGGTGTATGTGTCCGTGTTCGGGGACGAGAGGGGGAAGAGGGTGGCCATGGCCGGGCTCAAGGACAAGACCAAGTACCTCCAGGTCACGTCTGCTTACTTCCCATTTTGTTTATAGATCATTATGCTAGTTTTTGTCTTGTTTAATTGGTTAATTGTTCATGCTTGAAGTTAATTAGCTGGAGTAGTTGGTTAGTTACACACTGGTTGGTGCATGCTAGCTCAAGTGATACATGCATGGATGTATGTTAAGTCAAGTCAGTCAGTCAAGGAATTTGTTTCAGATTCAGGTGTGATGAATTTGGCATCCACCTTAATTCCTTGACACCTGTAGTTGTTTGCCTCGAGAATTATTTGGTCTAGCACTTGGAGATCTTCTCTGATTTGGGCAGGGGGACAAGGTAGCTAGATTGCTAGGAGAATCTACAGTTAATAATTAATTAAACGTTAGTCTGTAAAGGTAACAAGACGGAAAGCGTTCGTGCGTGGTGCCTTTGTTTGCAGCTAGCTGACGAGGGACAAAGGaatactatgtgtgtcagcaatTAATTCAAGTTCCTTTTCATGTTATGGATGCTAGCTTGATTGGCCCTGATTAAGATAAGCTAACTCCAATTATGTAGCTAATTTATGTCTTATTTAATTTGGACGAATGGTTGGGTATATATATTGATTAATTGGTTAAGTGTTCATGCTTGTTTGTTAACGCAGTAGAATTTGGTGTGCTTGAATAGAATGGCGCTCATTTGCATCATTGTATTTCTGCTCAGTTTTAAGAAGAATTCTGGTACGAACGCACTAACCGTATACTTGTACATGTGCAGCTGAGGAACCTCCTGTGGGATACTTCCAAGCATGATGTGTACGTGATGCAGAACTATTCTGTAAGGCATTGGTCGTCCTTACTCCGGAGAGGAAAAGAAGTGCTCAACATGGCAGGCCCAAATCAGGTGATCTACCACAGAGCGATGTGATAGTCCTGCATCGTCAGAATGTCAGTCAATCTCTGATCTACTGTGCAACCACACTGTGCAGGATATGCAGGGAGGTCGGCCCTTGTCCAGGGTGAAGATCAACACCATGACAGTGAAAGACAACCTCCTGGCGGCTGGTGGTTTCCATGGGGAGCTGATCTGCAATGTAAGGAGGCCGGAGTAGGCACGCAGTGCACACACAAAGCTTTTTCCTGCTTGAGAACATGTAGAAATGTAGAGCTGTAGCTTGACAGTTAGGTATTTATTATTTTGTTTGTACCTTGTCAGTGAAGCCTCTTCATTTCGAGCAGCGATAGCCTGATTGGTAAACCAGTGCTTTGTGTGTGCTAGTACCTCACAAAGTCATCCTAGTATATGCACAGATGAAATTATTCACTCCGCCATTGTCACTATTTCCTAATCGAGTACAACAAACCTCCTATGGTTTTTTGTGCAAAATAAGTGTGAAACATTGTAGTGCTGACCCCAACATGTACCTAGCATTTCTGATGTGTATTTCCTTTGATTCCCTAGGCTTAACCTGTAAGTTATAATAAGTGTGAACTGGTCCGTTGGAAATTGGGCATATTGGGTTGGTAAATATAGAACTGTAGAGATGTAGAACTAAAGCATGGTACTTAGCCATTTAAGTTGTTGGTACTTGGTAGTACCTACACAGTGAAGTCTAGTTGATTTAGGAAAACTTGACTTGAGATTTTCTTTCTTATGATTTACTGATGAAACCTTTTGATTCTGAATCTTGATGTAGTATCCCACCGCCGATCCATATCCAGATCAGACTGCGTCGCCGGTTCCGCCATCTCCGACGCACTCCCCCATCTGACGGCATCGAGTCGGGCCTGCTCACCTCCTCCTTGGGGTCGCGCGCCGGGGAGAGCCCTCTGTCGGCAGCGACGCAGCCGTGTCTGGTGCGGTACAAGGGACGCCGGCCTGGCACAGGATGCTGTCGTCGTCCGTTCCTAATGTCCGCTAAGTTGAGGTACTTGAGATTTCTCTCCCCACTACACTGTCTCACCCATTCCCCTTCAAAAATTTCCTTCACAATCAATAGCGATGCTCAGCTGCAGGTGTTCCTTGATGCTACATATGTCAGTTTCTTTTGGTAAACTAGAAACTGAACATCAAAATCAATTCCTCTTTAGAGTGTGTTGCTTGTATCTACTAGCTGGTTCTGTTTCTTACTGCTTGTTGACTCTGGTTAAGTACTAGTGGTATTGTTCTGCGCTGGCTAGATGGGAATTGCTGAATGATTGCCAAAGCCCCGTTAGTTCTTGTAGTGTAACaactgattttttttcttttggtaCAATATATGGTCTAATCCAGCACTGAATATCCATATGTTGTTTTAATCCTAATGATGATGTTGTAGAATAAAGTGGACACCATATTCGGTTTCTCTAGATGCTTTATCTCTGGTGGTTTCTTATTTGATGCACATTGTTATTTGCAGGCGCTGTGAGTATATTTCCAAGGAAATATACTGACCCTGATGTGTCAAAGTTGCCCATTTGCCCTTTCTTAAACAATTTTACTTTGTTTGTGTTCTTCCTGTATAGTCCAGTTTCACATTACTGGTTTTTCATGCCATATTCATCAATCCTGCTCACATGCCTTATGATTGAGTCACCTGATTAGTATTAACGCCACTGTCCTATTACATGTATCATTTGACACAGCACATTAGTAAATCTGAATTAATTTTGACATAGTTGCTTATTGATTGAATATGAGTATTGTTCCTTATACTCAAATGGAACTTTGATCTGTTGTAACTTTGAATGATCGTTTTTAAACCTTGTCGTGTATGTGAAACATTCAATGGTCTTATTTCTTGCTAAGTTTGTCATATGTGCCAATTCAATTCCCTGTTTTGATGAATATGCCTATTCCAATAAGTAGAATGAGCTTGTTAAAATAATAATAAGTAGAATGATAAAATATTGGTGTGTCTTTAGTTTTTATATTAAAAGTATCCGTGTAATATTTCTTCTATCAGTGACATACTTTTTGTTCTCTTTTGAATGTCCAAATGTTTTGCAAAAGGAAGAAGCAGTACttgaagaagcagattacaatgTTTTCTCGTCGTGAAGCACTAGATAGGCTTGTTCTATTTATTCTTCCTGTTCTAGAGTATTCCCGCACCTGAATGCTTGACTACAACATGTTGTAGGTTGCTTGAATCTGTACGTATGTGATGGAAATTTGTAGAATGTGTGTTCTGAGATATTTCCGTAATATTCAGCTAATTCGTGGTAACTTGATTCATATTGTTATTCAAACTGGTTTGAAAATTTTCTTTAAATGGTCTGGAGTTGGACCTTAAAGAGGCTAAGGATCAATTATATTGGACAAATATTTTGGGTAAAAAAGTAAAACGAAAAATAAATGAATGTGGAAAGGCCAAGGCCCAGGAAAGAAAACCTGGAAAACATTGGGCTGGACTCATTTGAAAAAAAGAAGACAGGCTAAAATGTGGGCTTGGCCCATGTAGTCAACCAAATTAATAGGAAAAAATACATTAAAAAggcgaattgttgggctaggcccatgtagaaaatcaaATTGGTTGGGGCTAAATCTTGTGCCAtgtcagattgccacgctggatgcctacgtggcttagggaggttgctagtgacaaacgccacagtagacgtattttggtcataaacgtctttGACCATttcagaagaaaggtcgctatagtcagtttatgaccgccagcttttgaccttcttgtttttggtcacaaaaaggtcgcaaatgaaaaaccaTGACCTTTCAATGACCAATAGTGGATGGTCACAacttgacatatttcttgtagtgaacaCTGGAGCTTGTAGTTTGAAGCCATGGTCAACAATGTCCCATTGTTGCTTGCCTACCATTGCAGGTATGTTGTCTGCATACGCAGCTTTGAATTTTGCTACTGAGTAGAACTCATGTACATAAGGTTCAATTTCTGATACCAGACCTCTTAGTGAAGTAATGAAATATAGAGCATGGATACATGGCAAACCCTTGACTTGCCATTGCCTGCAGCTACATGTTTCCTTGGATGTGTCAACAAGGTACCTCCATTCCCTATTTTCTTTGTCGACTGCAGTAATTTCTGCCTCAACATCACTGCATCTAACTACCTTCATCTTTAGTCCTGGAAAGAACACCAAATATTAAACATTTAATTTAGTTCGTTATGACATTAGTCGATTGAAAGAGCAGAAGATGTTTGTTTACCTTTGGATTTGGCATGTAGTGCCTTTATCACACTTGGTATTATGAGCTGGCCAAGCCATTTTTCTAATGCTATCCTCATCCGCAAATCAAACTTCTCCATTATCATCTTCCTAATCTTGTCCAACATGTCAACAATAAGAAGAGCCTTAATTTTCCTGACTTTGCTATTAAATGACTCTGTGAGGTTGTTATTAACGTAGTCAACCTTGCAGATTTCATTGAACTTGCTTCTATAACATATCTTTGTGTGGTGTTCAGCCATATATTTTTGAACACTCTTCTTAGCAAGGGTCTGCTTCATATGCCAATTGTGCTTCCTAGAACTGTAAGTCAAGCTTGCTGGCCAAAGATTACCATCATAGACCTTGCCCTtgaatttttttccaaaatttgcAACAAGATGCCTCATACACTCCCTATGCTCCACTCCAGGCCACACTTGTTCTACTGCTGTCTCTAAACCTTTACAAGCGTCGGTGTGTATGACTAGTCCTTCAGGATGCCCAATAAGATTACATAGATTTTGAAGAAACCAAGCCCAACTATCTGATGATTCTGTCTCTATCACCCCGTAGGCAACCGAGTAAAGCCAATTACGGCCATCAATGGCACAAGCAGAAGCTAACTGCCCTTTGAATCTCCCGTTTAGTGCAGTTGAATCCACGGCCAAGTATGATCGACACCCATCTAAAAACCCTTGCCAACATGCCTTGAATGAAACGAACACTCTCCTAAAGCATTCCTTCTCCCTGACTTTTCCTTTGATTGAGTACTTCACAGTCTCTTTGTCTATTTCCACTACACTACCAGGAGAACACTTCTCCACCTCAGCCTTGAAACTATAGAGAAGATAGAAGCTATCTTTCCATTTTCCACTAATCATATCCATTGCTTTCTCCTTACCACGAGATACACGCATGTACGACACCGTGAAGTGAtacttctcctcgatcttctcTTGAAGAGCAGTAGGGCCAATGTCTGGGTTCTTTCTAGCCCAATCTAGGATAACATCAGCAACCCACCTACTCTTAGCCGGCTTGAACTTCTCACTTCTCAGCTTAGTTGGGCATGTATGAGAGAAAGGACACACCTTGATCTGCATTCAAAAAACATAAAAATCAAATTGTATTGCTACCAATTGCATAAAAGAAAGGGTACACCAATCAAATCAATTAGATATTACCAAGTTATACCTGAAATATTGTGCTATTCCTCATATAAGAGCCATGTATCCTCCACTTACACCTCTTATATGCACAACAAACTCTCAGCCTATTAGGATCACTCTTTTGGACCGTATAGTCAAATTCACTTTTAATTGCAACAGTCGAAAGTGCATTCTTGCAATCCAACAAAGAGGGGAATGCCGATCCTTCTACAAATGATGGATCCTCCTTATTATACACTACAATAGGtctgtcctcctcctcctcgtctacTAAACCCATGTCTCTATTCTCTTCTTTCTCTTCAGTGTCAGTGGATTCATATGCTGGaggatcatcttcctcttctaTATCTTTTGAATCATCTTCTTTCGTAGACTTCTTGACTAAGTCAGGATACTCCCTCTCATCATCATTATCTGAGAGTATAGCATCATCAGGAATAGCATCATCGGTTATGTCTCTGTTAGGATCATCAATACTAGTAGACTGCCTGACTCCCTGTATGTTGACTATATCAACATCAATTGCCTGACTCCCTGTATGCTGACTCTCACTATAAGAAGGCGGTGTAGGTGGATTGCGGTTCGGTGTGCTGGGAGTTGGAGATTTCTGTAGAACCTCAATTAGCATAGATATTTTCTTTGAATCTTGATACTTTCCAAACATCAAAGCTGCATCATCATCACATGCAACATCAACCCATATATTTTGTTCCCTCTCATAGTACTTCAACTCCAGAGAATCACGGCACCCCCAGGGATAGGTATCACACAACTTGCACAACAATGTTTTGTATGTGATACTGGATTCGACAAAGAGAGGATAATCAAAGCCGCCAACATATCGCTTGCGGCCATCGCTACTAAGACGACTTGTTTCCATCCTAACAGACAGCATACAAGCAGTTTCCTCATCCATCCTAAATCATCATGAACACATAACCAAATTGTGTGTAGTTAGTCACTATGAATTATACACAACAAATTCGACCGCTACATACTGCTATGAATACACACGCATCATCCTAGTAATTAGCATACTCACCCTGCTAGAATATTAGAGGTTGCGACCTGTACACTTAGCGCCATCTGGTGGCCGAGGAAAGCCTCTGATTCGGACCTGTTGTCTGTCGCCATTGTCGTGGAACAACCTCTGTTCAAGAAATCACAGGCGGAAGAAGAACAGAGGAGTCAGATGGAAGTCATGCGGCGATGCTGCTCGGGAGGGAAGCCGGAGCTGCGGCGAGTGTAGGTGCGCGGGGCGGGAGGCGTCGGAGCTgcggggggggagggggggagggcGGGAGGCGTCGGCGCTGCGGCGAGTGGAGGCGCACCGGAGCTGCGCAGGCCGCGCCGGCGACCGGCCGTACCCGAATGTAGGAGtttggcgggcggcggcggcagcggtgtGGCTGCGGCTGCTAATGGATAGGGAAAGGTACGAGTGGTGTGGTGATAGGATTTGTATAATCGATAGCTTAGTCAGGTCAACCCGAATGGACTACAAGTTAAAGATCTTTATAATTGACAGATAAGTGCGTCTTCCTGGATGGTTATTACGCGCGCATGTATTAGCCGCCCTGATTGAATGCGCGAGGTTCGGTCCCCCACTCTCCCCTATTGCTTTTCTTTTCCTGCTCTTTACAAATGAGCCCACATGTAATGGAATCATGGGTATTATGGTCATATCACGTGGTCAATGAGCCTTTGACTGACGGTAACGTGAGAAAAATGGCATTTTTGAGTGTGTCTCTAATGGAAGAGTGGCATTTTTGAGCAGTGAAACATTTTAATGGCAAAAGGTGAGTAGTGTGGCACAACAAGTGGCAAAAGTGAtaaaaaccaaaataaaatatattcctttgcagtagggaaaaattggcttttcgcaaaactttaaccatagagctttccaccagccaaatatgcatgtagtgatagcattattcagttcttgctctactgtgttatattgccagcatattccatgtgttgacccgtttttgggctgcaacgtattatgttgcagacttttcagacgaggagtaaggttcgttaggtcgttgccgtgcagctcagctatgccgttggagttgatggactcactttatcttccaagccttccactgttatcgtattacccggccttaagccatatttattgtaataagttctgttttgagacattcgatgtaatacgtgtgtgattgctactctgttataaatccttcgagtactatgtgtgtcagcattaccgatccagggatgacactgaagcacagagacttgaccgtttgaggtcgggtcgctacagaacAACACCTATGGGATCCCTCGAGGAGTCCCTTATATGGTTGGCGGGGCGTGGGGCTGcgcaaagagcgggtctagaaGATCAACACGGGGGATTTTTACCCTAGTTCGGGCCGCAAACGATGCATAAAACTCTAGTCCTGCTTTTTGTGTATTCAATGTTCTTGAGCTCTTGAACTAGCTGAGGTGCATGCCTGGTCCAAAAAGTCTGAACCCGTCCTcggtacgcctcgggcctccttttatatgtcaaaaGAGGTTGCCACGATGGCACACGGGAGGTGGAAAGTATGTACAGTGTACAAGTCTATCGCCTGGCACCgtaggacaaacacatttaatgcgctgtcgacgtgccctcttgctttattggggacggcaaagaagctcgtcccgtccgtcgccgcctTGCCTCGCTCTGACGTgcgtccaagctgacgaggcttgcagcgccatgctggctggctgctgagctGGTGCGATGGCAGGGTCTTctcgaagatctgcatgccaccacgcaggtgcttggcTGGTTGGCCTAGAAGCTGCATGCTGCCATGCAGGCGTTCGCCTAGTTGGCGGGCGGGCCGCCACATCGGAACGGGTGTGGGGCAGCGAAACTCTGGCAAGTGCAGGCCTGGCCTCGGCCCTGCAGACgcccccggcaagggccttgctggGATCTCGTGGGCATccttggcaagggtcttgccggggggcTTCCGAGCAtccccagcaagggtcttgccggagGTCTTCGGTCATCCCCGGCAAGATCTTGTCGGGGGTCTTCGTCTTCTGGTTCTTATCTAGGCTTGCAGGCGTTTGggcttcacaaagatctgcatgccaccatgcaagCGCTCCCGAGCCTTGGTCTTGATGTTGTCGATGGCGTCATAACTCTCAGGCTCAAGGGTGGTGGTcttgctggtgttgggcaagtttcCCCGGCGAGTCTCTTGCCAGGGCCATGTAGGCcgtcccggcaaggatcttgccgggggacgTCCATCTTGTCTCTTCGCTCTTCATGCTTCTGGCTTGAGTACTACCTTGGCAGTCTTGCATCTTTCCTTCTTCAACCCCGCCAAGCTCAGCTGCAGGTGTGTGCCCCGCCAAGCCCGACTGCAGGTGTGGCTacgactgcccatgcacaagtaaaggggtacagaaAGGCCCCTACTTTTGTCCACCGacaccgactcctgtctgcatctactactattactccacacatcgaccgctatccagcatgcatctagtgtattaagttcatggagaaatggagtaatgcaataagaacgatgacatgatgtagacaagatctatttatgtagaaatagaccccatcttgttttccttaatagcaatgatacatacgtgtcggttccccttctatcactgggatcaagcaccgtaagatctaacccattacaaagcacctcttcccattgcaagataaatagatcaagttggccaaacaaaacccaaatatcagagaagaaatatgaggctataagcaatcatgcatataagagatcaaagaaactcaaataacttccatggataaaaagatagatctgatcataaactcaaagttcatccgatcccaacaaacacaccgcaaaagagttacatcatatggatctccaagagaccattgtattgagaatcaaaaaagagagaggaagccatatagctactaactacagacccgtaggt containing:
- the LOC125516766 gene encoding uncharacterized protein LOC125516766 is translated as MATDNRSESEAFLGHQMALSVQVATSNILAGMDEETACMLSVRMETSRLSSDGRKRYVGGFDYPLFVESSITYKTLLCKLCDTYPWGCRDSLELKYYEREQNIWVDVACDDDAALMFGKYQDSKKISMLIEVLQKSPTPSTPNRNPPTPPSYSESQHTGSQAIDVDIVNIQGVRQSTSIDDPNRDITDDAIPDDAILSDNDDEREYPDLVKKSTKEDDSKDIEEEDDPPAYESTDTEEKEENRDMGLVDEEEEDRPIVVYNKEDPSFVEGSAFPSLLDCKNALSTVAIKSEFDYTVQKSDPNRLRVCCAYKRCKWRIHGSYMRNSTIFQIKVCPFSHTCPTKLRSEKFKPAKSRWVADVILDWARKNPDIGPTALQEKIEEKYHFTVSYMRVSRGKEKAMDMISGKWKDSFYLLYSFKAEVEKCSPGSVVEIDKETVKYSIKGKVREKECFRRVFVSFKACWQGFLDGCRSYLAVDSTALNGRFKGQLASACAIDGRNWLYSVAYGVIETESSDSWAWFLQNLCNLIGHPEGLVIHTDACKGLETAVEQVWPGVEHRECMRHLVANFGKKFKGKVYDGNLWPASLTYSSRKHNWHMKQTLAKKSVQKYMAEHHTKICYRSKFNEICKVDYVNNNLTESFNSKVRKIKALLIVDMLDKIRKMIMEKFDLRMRIALEKWLGQLIIPSVIKALHAKSKGLKMKVVRCSDVEAEITAVDKENREWRYLVDTSKETCSCRQWQVKGLPCIHALYFITSLRGLVSEIEPYVHEFYSVAKFKAAYADNIPAMVGKQQWDIVDHGFKLQAPVFTTRNMSSCDHPLLVIERSWFFICDLFDSGVNTNQVTQS